One Paenibacillus crassostreae DNA segment encodes these proteins:
- a CDS encoding helix-turn-helix domain-containing protein, giving the protein MDIPRGTYGFRFAEDKELQLCVLFAAGYDSITDPSYLWDGLERNDGPLLLFQYTISGEGVFESENRTHRVTAGQAFLAEIPGPHRYYYHPESKEPWEFLFLLFRPNLILPHWRKFLREAGEVPHLPADCAPVRLSRMIVVDAGAGRISDPLIASSCVYQFVTELARKQVTTLRDREKWSENVRRAAEFIEHNFSRMISIDQLSEHVSLSKYHLIRRFSASTGLTPGAYLTRVRIEKAMELLRGTSLSIEAIAERIGYSSGSYFIKAFRSLTGLTPGDFRSGDESLAYRKLFFD; this is encoded by the coding sequence ATGGACATTCCGAGAGGCACCTACGGCTTTCGGTTCGCTGAAGATAAGGAGCTGCAGCTGTGCGTATTATTTGCGGCTGGTTATGATTCTATCACCGATCCCTCTTACCTCTGGGATGGGCTGGAGCGGAACGATGGGCCTCTTCTGTTGTTCCAATACACCATATCTGGTGAAGGTGTGTTTGAGTCGGAGAACCGGACTCACCGAGTCACTGCCGGACAGGCTTTTCTTGCTGAAATTCCCGGACCCCACCGCTATTACTACCACCCAGAATCAAAAGAACCTTGGGAATTCCTGTTCCTACTGTTCCGACCCAACCTGATTCTGCCCCATTGGCGAAAATTCCTACGTGAAGCGGGGGAAGTCCCCCATTTGCCCGCAGACTGTGCGCCAGTCCGGCTGTCGCGGATGATTGTGGTCGATGCGGGAGCAGGCAGAATCTCAGATCCGCTGATCGCGTCGTCTTGTGTCTATCAGTTCGTGACGGAACTGGCCAGAAAGCAGGTCACAACTCTACGGGACAGGGAAAAATGGTCAGAGAACGTAAGGCGTGCCGCCGAATTTATAGAGCACAACTTTTCTCGGATGATCAGTATCGATCAGCTTTCTGAGCATGTCTCCCTGTCCAAATACCACCTGATCCGCCGGTTTTCAGCTAGTACGGGCCTAACACCCGGCGCTTATTTGACACGCGTGCGCATTGAGAAGGCCATGGAACTGCTACGGGGAACCAGCCTTAGCATTGAAGCTATTGCCGAGCGGATTGGCTACTCCAGCGGAAGTTATTTTATTAAAGCTTTCCGCAGCTTGACCGGGCTTACACCGGGAGACTTCCGCAGCGGGGACGAAAGCCTTGCCTACCGCAAGTTGTTTTTCGATTAA
- a CDS encoding DEAD/DEAH box helicase: protein MDTPTIHSHITTAQDMPVPLIIDKSWLEDLENRMDKGGPWGDWRLFQLAVQGEESRLVTSFDELQCLKYIQGLTPLPHQIDTAHKVLFNMSGRAILADEVGLGKTIEAGLILKEYIIRGLVSKVLILVPASLVLQWVRELNSKFGIPAVAQKKAYSWGSDIVVASMDTAKRDPHKELLLDQEYDMLIIDEAHKLKNKKTSNYQFIQKLRKKYCLLLTATPVQNDLSELFNLITLLKPGQLGKQGEFSSNYVVDKRIAKNEDLLKDELSKVMIRNRRGEGPTIFTKRVVRNVNLQLSPDEQALYDGVTSYVKDQFQEAGGNLSSMLSLVTLQREVCSSRDAVFITLINLSKKMPEDSPLRAKVWDLVYMIKEIKSNTKAEKTIELIRDMNEKVIVFTEYRATQEYLLQYFQSHGISCVPYRGGMNRGKKDWMMDLFRGRAQVMIATEAGGEGINLQFCHHMINFDLPWNPMRVEQRIGRIHRLGQQNDVKIYNLSTMGTIEEHILNLLHEKINMFEMVIGGLDVILERFEKKESLEKSLYKIVLESQSDDEIKQKISSLGHSLDEVKRQVEDESLIIVREEEA, encoded by the coding sequence ATGGATACGCCAACCATTCACTCTCATATAACCACTGCACAAGATATGCCTGTCCCTCTAATCATTGATAAGAGCTGGCTTGAAGATTTAGAGAATCGTATGGACAAAGGAGGTCCTTGGGGGGATTGGCGATTGTTCCAATTGGCTGTACAAGGAGAGGAATCCCGCTTGGTCACAAGTTTTGACGAATTGCAATGTCTCAAGTATATTCAGGGACTTACGCCACTTCCGCATCAAATCGACACAGCACATAAAGTACTATTTAACATGTCTGGGAGAGCTATTTTAGCAGATGAAGTAGGTTTAGGCAAGACCATTGAGGCTGGACTCATTCTTAAAGAATATATCATTCGTGGCCTAGTCTCCAAAGTACTCATTCTCGTTCCAGCATCCTTGGTTCTACAATGGGTGCGCGAGTTGAATAGTAAATTTGGCATTCCCGCCGTTGCTCAGAAGAAAGCCTACTCCTGGGGCTCAGATATTGTTGTAGCATCAATGGATACTGCCAAGAGAGATCCTCACAAGGAACTTTTATTGGATCAAGAATACGACATGCTCATTATTGATGAGGCACATAAACTCAAGAATAAAAAAACATCGAACTATCAATTCATTCAGAAGCTTAGAAAAAAATATTGTCTACTACTCACAGCAACACCTGTCCAGAATGATCTTAGTGAGCTCTTTAATCTGATCACGCTACTGAAACCAGGACAACTTGGTAAACAAGGAGAGTTCTCTTCTAATTATGTCGTGGATAAACGTATAGCCAAGAATGAAGATCTGTTAAAGGATGAATTATCCAAAGTTATGATACGCAATCGTCGTGGCGAGGGTCCTACCATTTTCACCAAAAGAGTGGTTCGCAATGTGAATCTACAACTATCTCCAGATGAACAAGCGTTATACGATGGTGTAACTTCTTATGTGAAAGATCAATTTCAAGAAGCTGGTGGTAATCTAAGCAGTATGCTCTCTTTAGTGACCCTTCAACGTGAAGTGTGCAGTAGTCGTGATGCTGTATTCATTACATTAATTAATCTATCTAAAAAAATGCCAGAGGACTCTCCTTTACGCGCTAAAGTATGGGATCTCGTCTATATGATTAAGGAAATCAAGTCCAATACCAAGGCAGAAAAAACGATAGAACTCATCCGTGATATGAATGAAAAAGTGATCGTATTTACAGAATATCGTGCGACACAAGAATACCTATTACAATATTTCCAATCGCATGGAATTAGTTGTGTGCCTTATCGCGGAGGAATGAATCGTGGTAAGAAAGATTGGATGATGGATTTATTCCGTGGTCGAGCTCAAGTCATGATCGCTACTGAAGCAGGGGGAGAAGGCATCAATCTACAATTTTGTCATCATATGATTAACTTTGATCTACCATGGAACCCTATGCGTGTAGAGCAGCGAATTGGCAGAATCCATCGGTTAGGCCAGCAGAATGATGTGAAAATATATAATTTATCGACGATGGGAACGATTGAGGAACATATTCTAAACCTGTTACATGAAAAGATTAATATGTTTGAGATGGTCATTGGTGGACTCGATGTCATTCTTGAACGATTTGAGAAGAAAGAATCCTTAGAGAAAAGTTTATATAAAATTGTGTTGGAATCCCAATCAGATGATGAAATAAAACAAAAAATAAGTTCTCTAGGGCACAGTTTGGATGAAGTTAAAAGACAAGTTGAAGATGAGAGTTTAATTATCGTAAGAGAGGAAGAAGCCTAA
- the hflC gene encoding protease modulator HflC has product MNKNKWIALISVVLIVILASGSMYIVKEGEYKVVLRFGEAMRAVPEPGLKLKIPFIENVSTLPKYQMTYDSSPTTILTKDQKPIVVDNYTVWRITNASQFLRTVQSVSGGVQRIDEAVYNSVRRKLSEVNYENIISENTERGNINDEITKDVIDALTRDNYGIEVIDVRIKRTDLPEENKQSVYNRMISDRQSIAARYLSEGDEESRKITSKADRTSTELLAQAEADAKKIIAEGEGEAARIYNTAYSKDPQFYSFYRTLESYVTTLQNEPVIMLPIDSPYASILLGK; this is encoded by the coding sequence ATGAACAAGAACAAATGGATAGCACTTATATCAGTTGTACTTATTGTGATTCTAGCATCGGGTTCGATGTATATTGTTAAGGAAGGTGAGTACAAGGTTGTTCTCAGATTCGGTGAAGCGATGAGAGCTGTGCCAGAACCAGGATTAAAGCTAAAAATTCCGTTTATTGAGAATGTTTCGACACTCCCTAAATACCAGATGACATATGATAGTTCGCCTACCACGATACTAACCAAAGATCAAAAACCTATTGTTGTAGATAATTACACCGTATGGCGTATTACGAACGCATCACAATTTCTTAGAACTGTCCAATCTGTGAGCGGTGGTGTTCAGCGAATTGATGAAGCGGTATATAACTCTGTTCGTCGTAAATTATCAGAAGTGAATTATGAGAATATTATCAGTGAGAACACGGAACGTGGTAATATCAACGATGAGATTACGAAGGATGTTATTGATGCTTTAACAAGAGACAACTATGGAATAGAAGTCATTGATGTACGGATCAAGCGTACTGATTTGCCTGAGGAGAATAAACAAAGCGTGTACAATCGGATGATCTCTGACCGTCAATCGATTGCTGCTCGTTATTTGTCTGAAGGTGATGAGGAATCACGTAAGATCACCTCGAAAGCGGATCGTACATCGACAGAGCTCCTTGCTCAAGCAGAAGCCGATGCTAAGAAGATTATTGCAGAGGGTGAAGGAGAAGCAGCAAGAATCTATAATACAGCTTATAGTAAGGATCCACAATTCTATAGCTTCTATCGGACACTTGAGAGTTATGTGACGACACTTCAGAATGAACCCGTCATCATGTTACCTATAGATTCACCTTATGCCAGTATCTTGCTAGGTAAGTAA
- a CDS encoding YqzE family protein, whose amino-acid sequence MGDELKLVKYITEQVVTYMETPKDERRTSVREPWATKWFGMIPLSLTLWRRNRLTSPVEPTQESVEFTEIIE is encoded by the coding sequence ATGGGCGATGAGTTGAAATTAGTGAAATATATTACTGAGCAAGTTGTAACTTACATGGAGACTCCGAAAGATGAGCGTCGAACATCCGTGAGAGAGCCCTGGGCTACGAAATGGTTCGGCATGATTCCACTCAGTTTAACATTGTGGAGAAGAAATAGACTCACCTCACCAGTAGAGCCCACACAAGAATCGGTGGAATTTACAGAAATTATAGAATAG
- a CDS encoding GNAT family N-acetyltransferase, giving the protein MTINIKKCTFEDLGLLQEISVETFNETFKIQNSPKNMKAYLEKAFNLKQLEKELSNISSEFYFIYSNEEIAGYLKLNTYEVQTEMMGNDSLEIERIYIRKKLHKQGLGKYLINKAIEIAIVRNKEKIWLGVWEKNESAITFYKKIDFVQTGAHSFYMGDEEQTDFIMTKTLI; this is encoded by the coding sequence ATGACTATAAATATAAAAAAGTGCACATTTGAAGATCTAGGATTACTTCAAGAAATTAGTGTTGAAACATTTAATGAGACGTTTAAGATTCAAAATTCACCTAAAAATATGAAAGCCTACTTGGAAAAAGCATTTAACTTAAAACAATTAGAAAAAGAATTATCAAATATATCTTCGGAATTCTATTTTATTTATTCTAATGAGGAAATTGCCGGGTATTTAAAGCTAAACACCTATGAAGTTCAAACTGAAATGATGGGTAATGATTCGCTTGAAATCGAGAGGATTTATATAAGGAAAAAACTTCATAAACAGGGGCTTGGTAAATATCTAATAAATAAAGCTATAGAAATAGCGATAGTACGGAATAAAGAGAAGATCTGGCTGGGGGTTTGGGAAAAAAATGAGAGTGCAATTACCTTTTATAAAAAAATAGACTTTGTTCAAACAGGAGCCCACTCTTTCTATATGGGTGATGAAGAACAAACAGATTTTATAATGACCAAAACACTCATATAA
- a CDS encoding adenosylcobalamin-dependent ribonucleoside-diphosphate reductase: MSNLQQTRRLEGLSEKIFLDRYAWKDADSNHAKVGDVVLVLTKDDPKFPTKEVGEIINREGRIATVKTRSGEIVTTDVEKLTLNIEKTPEEMWDRLAKAMSSAEESPELQAEWQEKFRYLLDDWKLVPGGRIAAGAGASDELTLFNCYVIPSPKDSRGGIMTTLSEMTEIMARGGGVGINLSSLRPRRSIVKGVNGSSSGAVSWGGLFSYTTGLIEQGGSRRGALMLMINDWHPDVLDFITVKQTMGQVTNANLSVCVSNGFMKAVKEDSDWELVFPDTSEPDYTEVWDGDLDKWKKSGRKVIPYRTVKAREIWNTIIEAAWKSAEPGVVFMEHYNDMSNSWYFNPIICTNPCGEQGLPAWGVCNLSAINLSKFYDEEKHDVNWDELAITTRYSVRFLDNVINTTPYHFEENEKNQKNERRVGLGTMGLAELMIKLNIRYGSPESLEFLDKIYGFMAREAYLSSADIAAEKGSFTAFDTEKYLQSGFMRNMTEEFPEVGEAIREKGMRNVTVITQAPTGTTGTMVGTSTGIEPYFAFKYYRQSRLGYDEQFVPIAKEWLEAHPGQELPEYYVTSMDLSAKDHIRVQAAIQRWVDSSISKTANCPSDFTVEETAELYELAFDLGCKGVTMYRDGSRDTQVLNTGKKESEEVEAQVEEAEQQIADQFAGEEAALEPLVLSETLPTEEVEKTQGNKVVDKQYKSRPQVLRGATYKVNTPFGMAYITINDLDGIPSEIFLNVGKAGSDVFAMAEALGRVCSLFLRYGDHGYKVELLIKHLKGIGGSGAIGFGPNRVESIADAVAKALESHVQSGVGGGHEHDPAPVAATLEMESSVDQGTGDGGHSHNVSVTSRDLCPSCGSATLINIEGCKTCSTCGYSKCS; this comes from the coding sequence TTGAGTAATTTACAGCAAACACGCCGATTAGAAGGCTTAAGTGAGAAGATATTTCTGGATAGATATGCATGGAAAGATGCAGACAGCAACCATGCCAAAGTAGGAGATGTAGTGCTTGTTCTAACAAAGGATGATCCGAAATTTCCTACTAAGGAAGTGGGGGAAATTATTAATCGCGAAGGTAGAATTGCAACGGTGAAAACACGTAGTGGTGAAATCGTCACAACCGATGTTGAGAAGCTTACATTAAATATTGAGAAGACTCCTGAAGAGATGTGGGATCGTTTGGCGAAAGCGATGTCTTCTGCTGAGGAATCACCAGAACTTCAAGCCGAATGGCAAGAGAAATTCCGTTATCTATTGGATGATTGGAAGCTTGTTCCAGGTGGACGGATTGCTGCAGGCGCGGGCGCGAGTGATGAACTCACATTGTTTAACTGCTATGTAATTCCTTCACCTAAAGATAGTCGTGGCGGAATCATGACCACACTTTCGGAGATGACAGAAATTATGGCACGTGGTGGTGGTGTTGGAATAAATCTATCATCTCTTCGCCCACGTAGATCTATTGTCAAAGGAGTAAATGGTTCATCCAGTGGAGCTGTATCATGGGGTGGGTTATTCAGCTATACTACAGGTCTGATTGAACAAGGTGGCAGCCGACGTGGAGCGCTTATGTTGATGATCAACGATTGGCATCCCGATGTATTAGACTTCATTACCGTGAAGCAAACGATGGGACAAGTGACTAATGCGAACCTTTCCGTATGTGTAAGTAATGGATTCATGAAAGCTGTCAAAGAAGATTCAGATTGGGAATTAGTGTTTCCAGACACAAGTGAACCTGACTACACTGAAGTGTGGGATGGCGATTTAGATAAATGGAAAAAGTCCGGACGGAAGGTCATTCCATATCGTACGGTAAAAGCACGTGAAATTTGGAATACGATCATTGAAGCAGCTTGGAAGTCTGCTGAACCTGGTGTCGTGTTCATGGAACATTATAATGATATGTCGAACAGCTGGTATTTCAACCCGATCATTTGTACAAACCCGTGTGGGGAACAAGGGTTACCAGCTTGGGGAGTATGTAACCTATCGGCGATTAATTTATCGAAGTTCTATGATGAAGAGAAACATGATGTGAACTGGGATGAACTAGCAATAACAACTCGCTATTCAGTACGTTTCTTAGACAACGTTATTAACACAACGCCGTATCATTTCGAAGAGAATGAGAAGAATCAAAAGAATGAACGTCGTGTAGGTCTAGGTACGATGGGTCTAGCTGAGCTTATGATTAAATTGAACATTCGATATGGTAGCCCGGAATCGCTAGAATTCCTTGATAAAATATATGGTTTTATGGCTCGTGAAGCTTATCTATCATCAGCAGATATTGCCGCGGAAAAAGGTTCGTTCACAGCATTCGATACTGAAAAATACTTGCAAAGTGGATTCATGCGCAATATGACGGAAGAATTCCCTGAAGTGGGCGAAGCTATTAGAGAAAAGGGAATGCGCAATGTAACTGTCATTACTCAGGCACCAACAGGTACTACAGGTACAATGGTTGGGACTTCTACAGGAATTGAACCTTATTTCGCTTTCAAATATTATCGTCAAAGCCGTCTAGGTTATGATGAGCAGTTCGTACCGATTGCTAAAGAATGGCTGGAAGCACATCCGGGTCAAGAATTGCCAGAATATTACGTTACTTCGATGGATCTATCCGCAAAAGATCATATTCGTGTACAAGCTGCGATCCAACGTTGGGTAGATAGCTCCATTTCTAAGACAGCTAACTGTCCATCTGACTTCACCGTTGAAGAGACAGCAGAACTTTATGAGTTGGCATTCGATCTGGGTTGTAAAGGTGTGACCATGTATCGTGATGGTAGTCGTGACACTCAGGTATTGAATACAGGTAAGAAGGAATCAGAAGAGGTAGAGGCGCAAGTTGAGGAAGCGGAACAGCAAATAGCAGATCAGTTTGCAGGTGAAGAAGCAGCACTAGAACCACTAGTTCTAAGTGAGACGCTTCCTACTGAAGAAGTTGAAAAAACTCAAGGGAATAAAGTTGTGGATAAACAGTATAAGAGTCGTCCTCAAGTCCTTCGTGGTGCAACGTATAAAGTGAATACACCATTTGGTATGGCGTATATTACAATCAATGATCTCGATGGAATCCCTAGTGAAATCTTCCTAAATGTAGGGAAGGCAGGATCCGATGTATTTGCAATGGCAGAGGCTTTAGGCCGCGTATGTTCCCTATTCCTTCGTTATGGTGATCATGGATACAAGGTGGAACTCCTCATTAAACATCTAAAAGGTATTGGTGGTTCAGGTGCGATTGGTTTTGGTCCTAATCGTGTCGAATCTATAGCAGATGCTGTGGCGAAAGCACTGGAGTCTCATGTGCAGAGTGGTGTAGGAGGAGGACATGAGCATGATCCAGCACCCGTAGCTGCAACGTTGGAAATGGAATCGAGTGTGGATCAAGGAACAGGCGATGGGGGTCATAGTCACAATGTATCCGTAACATCACGTGACCTGTGCCCAAGTTGTGGTTCGGCTACATTGATTAACATTGAAGGTTGTAAGACTTGCAGTACTTGTGGGTATAGTAAGTGCTCGTAG
- a CDS encoding glycoside hydrolase family 27 protein: protein MNHKLIAPTPPLGWNSWDCYGAAVAEDEIRGNAEYMAAHLKGFGWSYITVDIQWYEPFANSSQYRPFVPLVMDEYSRLMPAENRFPSAAGGRGFKPLADYVHSLGLQFGIHIMRGIPRQAAHAATPIIGTAVTARDIAHTNSICPWNTDMYGVDASKEGAQSYYDSLFKLYAEWGVDLVKVDDIAASRLYDTHQPEITLISKAIERCGRPMVLSLSPGPAPVEYAEFFTEHANMWRVTDDFWDLWPLLLDMFDRCRKWQGVPHAGCWPDCDMLPLGHLGIRSVDGGGADRWTRFTRDEQLTMMSLWSIFRSPLIFGGELRDNDDWTLSLLTNREVLRMHRESHGAREALCQGDLIVWTAEHSDGTRYAAVFNVGENPLLLDLAIEQIGLTGITGGTELWSGAPAELKAGSLQATVPPHGVRLYRFF from the coding sequence ATGAATCATAAGCTTATAGCACCAACTCCGCCGCTTGGCTGGAACAGTTGGGATTGCTACGGTGCGGCCGTAGCAGAAGACGAAATCCGCGGCAATGCTGAATACATGGCAGCACATCTCAAAGGCTTCGGCTGGAGCTACATTACCGTCGATATTCAATGGTACGAGCCCTTTGCGAATTCTTCACAATACCGTCCATTCGTTCCGCTGGTGATGGATGAATATTCCCGGCTTATGCCTGCCGAGAACCGGTTTCCTTCCGCAGCCGGCGGTCGTGGCTTCAAGCCATTAGCCGATTATGTCCATAGTCTTGGACTGCAATTCGGCATTCATATTATGCGAGGCATTCCGCGGCAAGCCGCTCACGCCGCTACCCCTATCATAGGTACAGCCGTGACAGCACGCGATATTGCGCATACGAACTCCATCTGTCCATGGAACACGGATATGTACGGCGTAGATGCGTCTAAGGAAGGGGCTCAGTCCTACTACGATTCTCTTTTTAAATTGTATGCAGAGTGGGGTGTCGACCTGGTGAAGGTAGACGACATCGCTGCTTCCAGGCTGTACGACACCCATCAGCCGGAGATAACCCTGATCTCCAAGGCGATCGAGCGCTGTGGCCGGCCCATGGTGCTGAGCCTTTCTCCTGGTCCCGCTCCGGTGGAATACGCAGAGTTCTTTACCGAACATGCCAACATGTGGCGGGTTACGGACGACTTCTGGGATCTGTGGCCGCTGCTACTAGATATGTTCGACCGCTGCCGGAAATGGCAAGGCGTGCCCCATGCCGGCTGCTGGCCGGACTGCGACATGCTGCCCCTCGGTCACCTCGGCATCCGCTCGGTGGATGGCGGCGGAGCGGACCGCTGGACCCGGTTCACTCGTGATGAGCAGCTGACGATGATGTCGCTCTGGAGCATCTTCCGCTCGCCGCTTATTTTTGGTGGTGAACTGCGGGACAACGATGACTGGACACTTTCGTTGCTTACCAACCGCGAGGTTCTGCGCATGCACCGGGAGAGCCACGGAGCCAGGGAAGCCCTCTGCCAGGGAGACCTCATCGTCTGGACAGCCGAACACTCCGATGGCACCCGCTATGCTGCCGTATTCAACGTTGGCGAGAACCCGTTACTGCTGGATCTAGCCATTGAGCAAATCGGCCTGACCGGCATTACCGGAGGCACAGAACTGTGGAGCGGAGCGCCAGCCGAATTAAAAGCAGGATCGCTGCAGGCCACTGTACCACCACACGGTGTACGCCTCTATCGGTTCTTCTAA
- a CDS encoding YqhG family protein, translating into MSMSPDQVQQHMMTYLEATDCQVIEKSPYHVTVKLSPQADKQLTNRPYYWGFVERTGVNPETLSYTFVFDPDHYSVPDVIPSPISNSNGLPQESILTRFFGVTPTLPRMGPGRIQREDVTYGSQRLLQIWEAARREGSSVYLFEQPGSLQRRALFSAAYEPWLAVCFKVEMTCDVKKEQLYFMGISLVSGIITTDFRQQLAGINLSPRLPENVHINPAEMSLTIAAERLQSNLISMLKELDYEWADQAQDRLKEELSIIDTYYEHMMNDPDEEKNNHIREQYEARRSEMTWQYAPKVKLSAITCGLFHLRPAQ; encoded by the coding sequence ATGAGTATGTCTCCTGATCAAGTGCAACAGCATATGATGACTTATTTGGAGGCGACCGATTGTCAAGTCATTGAGAAATCGCCTTATCATGTTACGGTGAAGCTTTCGCCTCAAGCAGATAAACAGTTAACGAATCGCCCCTATTATTGGGGGTTCGTTGAACGGACGGGCGTCAATCCAGAGACTTTGTCCTATACATTCGTATTTGATCCAGATCATTACTCTGTACCTGACGTTATACCATCTCCTATCAGTAATAGTAATGGACTCCCACAAGAGAGTATTCTTACTCGCTTTTTCGGAGTGACACCTACACTGCCACGTATGGGCCCAGGGCGCATACAACGTGAAGATGTTACTTATGGCAGTCAAAGACTTCTGCAAATTTGGGAGGCTGCCAGACGAGAAGGTTCATCAGTCTATTTATTTGAACAACCGGGAAGTTTACAACGACGAGCATTATTCTCAGCTGCCTATGAACCCTGGTTAGCAGTCTGTTTCAAAGTCGAAATGACCTGTGATGTGAAGAAGGAACAACTCTATTTCATGGGGATCTCTTTGGTAAGCGGCATCATAACGACAGATTTCCGACAACAATTAGCAGGTATAAATTTAAGTCCAAGACTCCCTGAGAATGTCCACATTAATCCTGCAGAGATGTCATTAACAATAGCTGCGGAACGCCTGCAATCCAATCTAATTTCAATGCTCAAAGAACTCGACTATGAATGGGCAGATCAAGCACAAGATCGGTTAAAGGAAGAGCTCTCAATTATAGATACTTATTACGAACATATGATGAATGATCCAGATGAAGAGAAGAATAACCATATTCGTGAGCAATATGAGGCCAGAAGAAGCGAAATGACATGGCAGTACGCGCCCAAAGTGAAGTTATCCGCCATAACTTGCGGTCTATTTCATCTAAGACCGGCTCAATAG
- a CDS encoding DMT family transporter has protein sequence MDWVFLILAGIFEMFGVLMINKLNKDRNLVSFLLLVAGFGLSFLFLSFAMATLPMGTAYAVWTGIGASGGAILGMIFYGEPRNVLRIVFIAMVLGSAVGLKLVS, from the coding sequence ATGGATTGGGTATTTCTAATTTTAGCGGGGATATTTGAAATGTTCGGAGTCCTTATGATTAATAAGTTGAACAAAGACCGTAACTTGGTCTCATTCCTATTGTTAGTTGCAGGATTCGGCTTAAGCTTTTTGTTCTTGTCCTTTGCAATGGCAACTCTGCCGATGGGGACAGCATACGCCGTATGGACAGGAATAGGTGCATCGGGAGGAGCTATTCTCGGTATGATTTTTTATGGTGAACCAAGAAATGTCCTGAGAATTGTGTTTATTGCCATGGTGCTTGGATCTGCAGTAGGCTTGAAGTTAGTAAGCTAA
- a CDS encoding MarR family winged helix-turn-helix transcriptional regulator — protein MKEILREVGMIARALDSISNIEFKKYDLTKGQYLYLVRICENSGIIQEKLAEMIKIDRTTAARAIKKLEINGFIEKYDDQYNQKIKKLFPTEKGMTVYPFIKRENDYSNMVALSGFSESEVETIFNLLQRIRGNVEKDWEFVKKGNRRNY, from the coding sequence ATGAAGGAAATTCTACGTGAGGTTGGGATGATTGCTAGGGCATTGGATTCTATAAGTAATATAGAATTTAAAAAATATGATCTTACAAAAGGACAGTACTTGTACCTCGTACGAATATGTGAAAATTCAGGAATTATTCAAGAGAAGTTAGCTGAAATGATAAAGATAGACCGAACAACAGCTGCTCGTGCTATAAAGAAACTGGAAATTAATGGATTTATTGAAAAGTATGATGATCAATATAACCAGAAAATTAAAAAACTATTTCCTACAGAGAAAGGGATGACTGTTTACCCTTTTATAAAAAGGGAAAACGATTATTCCAATATGGTCGCACTATCTGGATTCTCCGAAAGTGAAGTAGAAACGATTTTTAACCTGCTGCAACGGATCAGGGGAAATGTGGAAAAAGACTGGGAGTTTGTAAAAAAGGGAAACAGGAGAAATTATTGA
- a CDS encoding DMT family transporter: MNKTWLSVIIAAVFEVGWVIGLKHASGILEWGATVIAIIISFTLMIRASRFLPVGTVYAVFVGLGTTGTVFAEIILFGSPIQIEKMTLVAVLLLGVIGLKILSKEKKKEEA, from the coding sequence ATGAACAAAACGTGGTTGTCTGTCATTATTGCAGCGGTATTTGAGGTGGGATGGGTCATTGGATTGAAACATGCCAGTGGGATTCTAGAATGGGGAGCTACAGTGATCGCCATCATTATAAGTTTTACTTTGATGATTAGGGCTTCTCGATTCCTGCCTGTGGGAACTGTATACGCCGTTTTCGTTGGATTAGGTACAACTGGTACTGTTTTTGCCGAAATTATTCTATTTGGTTCTCCTATCCAAATTGAAAAAATGACGCTCGTTGCAGTGCTACTACTGGGTGTCATTGGTCTAAAAATATTAAGCAAAGAGAAAAAAAAGGAGGAGGCATAA